One Glycine max cultivar Williams 82 chromosome 1, Glycine_max_v4.0, whole genome shotgun sequence genomic window, GCGGTATGTTGTGCTTTATTAATTGTTTTGGTTTATTGGCATGCAATTGGATTACTAACCCTGCGTGTTTTCTGGAATATGGTTTGATTTCTTATGCACGTGTCATTCTTTTTGCGTTTTTTGCTTGAAAGGTTTGGAATTGGATAACTGTTATAGATTACACAGAATCAGCTCAATATTCTCCAATGCTATTAATCTATTATCTCGTTAGTTGAGTGTCGTATTTATTACATTTGGCAATTAGGGCACCTTTACTTACTCCTTGTTTTTGAGAAGTTAATAGCCTCTATATGTTTTggattttaatatttagtttGCATTAAAATTAGGAAGTTTTCCGTTATTAACCATTTTGTTTATTGCGCTACTCAGGTTGGCATATATGTAGCGTTTGTCAGAAGTCGTCACATTATATGTGCTATACTTGCCCGTACTCTTTGTGTAAGGGATGCACAAAAGATGCTGATTTTGTTTGTGTCAGAGAGAATAAAGGTTTGTGCGGAATATGCATGAGGACTATAATGATGATTGAGAACATAGCCCAGGGAAATAAGGAAAAGGTATTTTAAACTTTCTTATCTATACTGGATAGCTGGTACACTAGTACTGTTATCTATGCTAGATTACTTGTGTTGAGTTAATGATGCATGATTGCTTGATGGCCTAATTTTTTATCTCTGTTTTCCTTGTGACTCTGACAGTGTGAAGTGGATTTTGATGACAAAAGCAGCTGGGAGTATCTTTTCAAGGTGTATTGGATGTATTTGAAAGGGAAGCTATCTTTAACATTTGATGAGCTCCTTCAAGCTAAAAATCCATGGAAAGGTGCTGCTCCTATGAGTTATAAGATTCAAAGTCCCCATGAACTTTATCATCTTAGAGATGACAAAGGTTCTGGCTCAGAGAACTCCTGTATAGACATAGAATCAAATAATTTGAAGAACAAGAAGCCCAAGAGACAGCCAAAGCTTCTTGATAAGGGTGATTGCTTGGATAGGATAACTTCTGGTGGTGACAGTGGTGTGTCTTTGCCTGAATGCACAAAATGGGCATCAAAGGAGCTTCTAGAGTTTGTTGCACATATGAAAAATGGTGATACATCTCTCCTGTCTCAATTTGATGTCCAGACTCTCTTGCTGGagtatgcaaataaaaataatctccGTGATCCTCAACAGAAGTCACAAATTGTTTGTGACTCTAGacttttaaatttgtttggAAAAACACGTGTTGGCCACATTGAAATGCTAAAGCTCCTTGAGCCCcactttcttttaaaagacaATGGCCCTGCAGAAAATACTTTTGGAGCGGGAATTATTAATGCTGTTGCTAGTGAAGGGGAGGCCATTGACAATTACAATAAACAGTTGATGTTGGTTGATGACAAGAGATGTAAGACACATAATCCAGATGCATATGCTGCTATAGATGTTCACAACATTAACTTGATCTACATGCGGCGAAGTCTGATGGAGAATCTAACTGAAGATACTGAAAAGATTCATGAGAAGGTTGTTGGTTCATTTGTGCGGATAAGAATATCTAGCAATGATCAAAAACAAGATATGTATAGACTTGTCCAAGTTGTAGGTAAATGAACTTTTACACCATCCAATACACATTAAATTACACTTATTATAAATTGCACATGACTTGAAATTGGTTTTGGTAACTATTTGTGCAGGTACAAGCAAGGTTGCCGAACCTTACAAAATTGGCACAAGAACAACAGATATTAAGCTTGAAATTTTAAACTTAAACAGGAAGGAGGTCATATCCATTGCTGAAATTTCTAATCAGGAGTTCTCTGAGGTGAATAgatattttaatcatattaCCTTTAGTAAAATCTCTAGAATGTGTAGAAGTTTAAGTTTCTTATGTGAGTTTGCTGAtggttaatatatttatttaatatccaGGATGAATGCAAGCGGTTGCGTCAGAGTATAAAATATGGGCTCTCAAAGAGATTGACTGTGGTTAGTGTGCATATTATGTCAATTTCATAAAGTGTGTTGTATTTCGTGTGTTTAAGATGACTTTTTTTGTTGGCTGTAGGGAGAGATTCTAAACAAAGCAGTGACACTTCAAGCAATTAGAGTTAATGATGTAAGTTCCTTCTTTTTAACTTCAAGCAATTAGAGCATTAACAATGAAAATATGTTCTATTGTCAATGCTCATGTCTATTGTAAGAATTCAAAGCATAATGAAAAATCTATACAGAAAATTATTAGGGTGCCATATTATGTCACTTGACTACAGCCATTaatctaaatatttttgaatggaATGATTATTATCTGCCACTTAACAATTGCCTGATGGATTCAATACGTGAATTTAGTGGAACTTTCGGGTTGAAATAGCAATGCTCTTACTTTAGAGGCATAAAATTTCCCCCTCTTTTATTATcagagtaatatatatatatatattgtcatcCTTTAATATTGTACCTTTAAAAACATGACTAGCCATATTGTTGGCCTTGATTTTAAACATTATGCTCTTTATTTGATATAGTTGCTGGAAGCTGAGATATTACGGCTTAATCATCTTCGTGATAGAGCAAGTGAAAAGGGGCATAGAAAAGAATATCCTTTACCATTTACTACTTTATTCTTCGGTGTTCATTCCTCCTGATACACTAAACTGCGGGTACTGAATAATGCTTAGTTTGATTCTGCAACTATTCATCATCCATAGGTGAAATTTATGCTTATGAATACACAGTAGTTTAGTGTACTAAGCCATTAGGGTTCTTAGTTGAAATGCTGAATGGATGCTAAAATCCTGGGAGTTCTATGGAGGCATACatgttaaaaattagttttatttataaatattctgTCTTACTTTGTCTTGTGCATGTATATATTATTGCtggaattacattttttttactgtgttGTTAAATTTGTGTGTGCTTAATTTATAAATGCAGTCATGTGATATGCTGCACTGTTTTGCTTTTAACAATAATTGGACAtgctaaaaatatttgtaaactaGATTGAAATTTTAACAAAGATGGGTTAAGCAATAAATGGGTAGGTGCACATTAGTTGGTGATTGGCTTCTCtgcatgtgtgtgtgtatgtgcgTGCACGCGTGCATACGCATCTACCAAAGGCATGATCAAGGTTCCTTGACCAAACTGCACGCTTAAAGAATATGTGGAGAAGTTGCAGCTACTAAACTCTCCGGAGGAACGTCAACGCAGGCAGCATGAAATTCCAGATGTACACTCCGACCCCAATTTGGATTCAATGTTTGAGTCTGATGAAGATGATGGAGAGTCAGATGAAAGGAAGCAAGGTAGCATTCGTTTGCTCCACAGACCTTGTTTCATGTTTCTTTTGGCAGTTGTCCAAACAATGTTTGTCTCATGGTAACTATAATTATGTATATGCAGATagcaatatattttcaaaatatcttGGGTTTGATAGAAAAGAGAGGGGTTCTATTTTTCCAAGAATTTCAAATGGCGCCTCCAACGACATGGGAGGTAAAACACAAGACTTGCCTGCTACCCGAGAACCGGTTGGGAATACATGCACAGTGAAGAATAATATCAACTGTGATGATACAGCTATTGATGATAGCACTAATGCAGTTGTGAAATCAGAAGTGTCCAGTGTTGCACCGGACATTTCATCACCGCTTCTCTTTACTGGGATGCAGCAGTCACTGAATGATTTTTTGAATGATAGATCATGGCATTATCAGGATCCAACTGGGAAGATTCAAGGACCTTTTTCTATGTTGCAGCTATACAAGTGGAATGCAAGTGGATGTTTCCCTCCAGATCTCCGAATATGGAGGGTAGGTGAGAAACAAGATAACTCTATACTGTTAACCGATGCACTAAGTGGGAAGTGTTCCAAAAATGTGTCATTGCCATTCAACAGCCAATTGCTCTCTTTAGGGGTCAGTGTTACATTGGATAATAAAGATAATAGTCAGGATGCTGGGAAGAATGGAAAGAATGAAATTTCTGCAGATGGCCAAATTATAGAACAGAGCAAGGAACAAAAGCCACAGGTGGATAATACCTCTACCCAGTCTGATGGCAAAGACGAACCTGTTAGGAGCAATGGAGGGCATGGCCAACTGCATGTATACCCTTCACTACTGCCAACTGCCATTCCTGAGAAATTGAATGAGGATCCTTCTGATAAATTAAGGAAAGGCCATGGGATTGTGGGAAATTCCGAAAATAGAAATAATGGCTCGATCAGGACATCTGATGGGCAGAGTAATAGTGGGCATAGTTATCAGAAGCAATCAGATAGTGAAGAGAATTCAGGGAAATCTTCTGGACAGACCTGGAGACACCCTAATGTAAATAGTTCTTCCGATTGCTTGGTTACCATGTCAGCTCATGTTTCTGGTACAAAAACATCACCGCATAAGCTGGGATTTGATTTGCATAATCCTCCTTCCCCTCCGGCAGCATGTAATACATCTTCTGGACAGACCTGGAGTCACCCTAACGTAAATAGTTCTTCCAATTGCTTGGTTAACACATCAGCCCATGTTTCTGATACAAAATCATCACCACATAAGCTGGGATTTGATTTGCATAATCCTCCTTCCCCTCCAGCTTGTAATACATCTTCTGGACAGACCTGGAGACACCCTGATATAAATAGTTCTTCCAATTGCTTAGTTACCACACCAGCTCATGTTTCAGCTACAAAAACATCACCACATAAGCTGGGATTTGATTTGCATAATCCTCCTTCCCCTCCAGCATGTAATACATCTACATGGCAGGCAATCATTGGTGAGCCCAATGATTTTGATGAATCCGTTTCAGATCTGTTGGCAGAAGTGGAAGCAA contains:
- the LOC100810823 gene encoding zinc finger CCCH domain-containing protein 44; the encoded protein is MEQPLQPQPETAAVGARDLEQSRLVGVPVAERAGNSCAANLQVTVVDGGAVFKRKRGRPAKGAPKVAPPVRQQQDEEDVCFICFDGGSLVLCDRRGCPKAYHLACIKRDEEFFRSKAKWNCGWHICSVCQKSSHYMCYTCPYSLCKGCTKDADFVCVRENKGLCGICMRTIMMIENIAQGNKEKCEVDFDDKSSWEYLFKVYWMYLKGKLSLTFDELLQAKNPWKGAAPMSYKIQSPHELYHLRDDKGSGSENSCIDIESNNLKNKKPKRQPKLLDKGDCLDRITSGGDSGVSLPECTKWASKELLEFVAHMKNGDTSLLSQFDVQTLLLEYANKNNLRDPQQKSQIVCDSRLLNLFGKTRVGHIEMLKLLEPHFLLKDNGPAENTFGAGIINAVASEGEAIDNYNKQLMLVDDKRCKTHNPDAYAAIDVHNINLIYMRRSLMENLTEDTEKIHEKVVGSFVRIRISSNDQKQDMYRLVQVVGTSKVAEPYKIGTRTTDIKLEILNLNRKEVISIAEISNQEFSEDECKRLRQSIKYGLSKRLTVGEILNKAVTLQAIRVNDLLEAEILRLNHLRDRASEKGHRKELKEYVEKLQLLNSPEERQRRQHEIPDVHSDPNLDSMFESDEDDGESDERKQDSNIFSKYLGFDRKERGSIFPRISNGASNDMGGKTQDLPATREPVGNTCTVKNNINCDDTAIDDSTNAVVKSEVSSVAPDISSPLLFTGMQQSLNDFLNDRSWHYQDPTGKIQGPFSMLQLYKWNASGCFPPDLRIWRVGEKQDNSILLTDALSGKCSKNVSLPFNSQLLSLGVSVTLDNKDNSQDAGKNGKNEISADGQIIEQSKEQKPQVDNTSTQSDGKDEPVRSNGGHGQLHVYPSLLPTAIPEKLNEDPSDKLRKGHGIVGNSENRNNGSIRTSDGQSNSGHSYQKQSDSEENSGKSSGQTWRHPNVNSSSDCLVTMSAHVSGTKTSPHKLGFDLHNPPSPPAACNTSSGQTWSHPNVNSSSNCLVNTSAHVSDTKSSPHKLGFDLHNPPSPPACNTSSGQTWRHPDINSSSNCLVTTPAHVSATKTSPHKLGFDLHNPPSPPACNTSTWQAIIGEPNDFDESVSDLLAEVEAMESLGGLESPTSIMKCGEDLTEGSKNDCLSFVAELSPMLDAGKGDALSSTGDLNLPSQPTAAEEPLRQADVHHHHHQRISAEHPSRSSKVEVGTKNGVSGNQWDSGSENSPIVPSPGTLGLAIDTTWRLGLENTHLGWSGIDQGNANVGWGVGQTAVQENRSSSSYTSAVTPGFGDSQTKYGSDRFSVSRDRGFQGHSRESGLSRSRIPYNRQPSYGVGNGASYKPLPKGQRVCKFYESGYCKKGASCDYWHP